One genomic segment of Ctenopharyngodon idella isolate HZGC_01 chromosome 7, HZGC01, whole genome shotgun sequence includes these proteins:
- the sat2a.1 gene encoding thialysine N-epsilon-acetyltransferase — MDFTIRAATLEDCKDISRMILELAEHEKVSDQIKITQRDLEQDGFSKNPFFHGIIAEVPEHLKSRDGHIKVGYSLYFYTYSSWKGRAVYMEDLYVMPEFRGKGIGKALMAKVSQLGLAAGCNQLNFTVLNWNKSSLDFYRKQGCWDVTSELGYHCMRCEGDALEHLAQGDL, encoded by the exons ATGGATTTCACAATCCGCGCCGCCACGCTCGAGGACTGTAAGGATATCTCGCGGATGATTCTG GAACTGGCAGAGCATGAGAAAGTTTCAGACCAGATCAAGATTACACAAAGAG ATCTGGAGCAGGATGGATTCTCCAAAAACCCTTTTTTCCATGGAATTATTGCTGAAGTGCCAGAGCATCTTAAGTCCAGAGAtg GTCATATCAAGGTTGGTTACTCTCTGTACTTCTACACGTACAGCTCATGGAAAGGTCGGGCAGTGTACATGGAGGATCTGTATGTGATGCCAGAGTTCAGAG GGAAAGGCATTGGCAAGGCTCTGATGGCCAAAGTTTCCCAG CTTGGTCTGGCTGCTGGTTGCAACCAGCTGAATTTCACTGTGCTGAACTGGAACAAGTCATCTCTTGACTTCTACCGAAAGCAGGGCTGTTGGGATGTGACCTCCGAGCTCGGCTATCACTGCATGCGCTGTGAGGGCGATGCCCTTGAACACTTGGCACAGGGGGATCTTTAA
- the si:dkey-19b23.7 gene encoding uncharacterized protein si:dkey-19b23.7 — MSCGEQEQKTKLQHFLSELAILGSLQGFHYFQPWLRGREELLLTVVNDDLKWRSPGYAVSVASTFTSSTCSSSYSLDSDYASSPLAGEEPLSQHKQQMPEATQQQTPSRDVDSHLLPASPSEREIAVPEMNCTLFLLAGYAKYGQPYAWIRSNHERLVNVGGTDTLVKDTPMKLKSITDWVSTSQGTHVWDVVSELVGLCTMPPPDNPFSLDMRYLQTLSLPERFLATGALLNFLEMIVVQGSREEPFYDLVVAELVPLRRLHFQSLSEFQKFQGSDRFPRTSSPLPGK; from the exons ATGAGCTGTGGA GAACAAGAACAAAAGACGAAACTTCAGCACTTCCTGTCCGAACTTGCAATATTGGGTTCCTTACAG GGCTTCCATTATTTTCAGCCCTGGCTAAGAGGGAGAGAGGAACTTCTTTTGACCGTGGTTAATGATGACTTG AAGTGGCGTTCTCCTGGGTACGCCGTGTCTGTGGCCTCCACCTTCACCAGCTCAACCTGCAGTAGCAGTTACAGTCTGGACAGCGATTACGCCAGCTCACCTTTAGCAGGAGAAGAACCACtttcacaacacaaacaacagaTGCCAGAAGCCACACAGCAACAAACTCCCAGCAG GGATGTCGATTCTCATCTTCTCCCAGCCTCACCCAGTGAGCGAGAGATCGCTGTTCCT GAAATGAACTGCACCCTGTTCCTGTTAGCCGGTTATGCCAAGTACGGACAACCTTATGCCTGGATTCGATCCAATCATGAGCGTCTAGTAAATGTTGGAGGAACTGATACGCTAGTCAAAGATACACCAATGAAACTTAAGTCCATCACAGACTGGGTTTCAACATCCCAAG GAACTCATGTATGGGACGTAGTGAGTGAGTTGGTGGGACTGTGCACCATGCCGCCTCCCGACAACCCCTTCTCTCTAGACATGCGCTACCTCCAAACCCTGTCCCTCCCAGAGCGTTTCCTGGCCACTGGGGCCCTTCTGAATTTCCTGGAGATGATTGTGGTTCAGGGAAGCCGAGAGGAACCGTTCTATGATCTGG TTGTGGCAGAGTTGGTGCCATTGAGACGACTTCATTTCCAAAGCCTCTCTGAGTTCCAGAAGTTTCAAGGCAGTGACAGATTTCCCAGGACTTCAAGTCCCTTACCCGGCAAATGA